From one Desulfurobacterium thermolithotrophum DSM 11699 genomic stretch:
- a CDS encoding histidinol phosphate phosphatase domain-containing protein has product MIDLHTHTIFSDGELIPSELVRRAESIGYRALAITDHVDYSNYRFVLERLYETVDILNENTSLTVIPGVEITHVPPVKIPELIQKCRETGAKLVVVHGETVVEPVASGTNRAAIEGKADILAHPGLITKEEVELAVENGIYLEITSRKGHNITNGHVAKLAKEIGAKLVINTDTHSPGDLIPRSFAIKVGIGAGLTIQEVEECFINSEKIVENCKKQLLKSY; this is encoded by the coding sequence ATGATAGATCTACATACCCACACAATCTTTAGCGATGGAGAACTCATTCCAAGTGAACTTGTAAGAAGAGCTGAAAGTATAGGATATAGAGCTCTGGCAATAACAGATCACGTTGATTATTCAAACTACAGGTTTGTTCTTGAAAGGCTTTATGAAACAGTGGATATTTTAAATGAAAACACATCTTTAACAGTTATTCCTGGAGTTGAAATTACCCATGTTCCTCCTGTTAAGATTCCTGAATTGATTCAAAAGTGTAGAGAAACAGGAGCCAAATTAGTAGTTGTTCATGGAGAAACTGTTGTTGAGCCTGTTGCTTCTGGAACAAACAGAGCTGCAATTGAAGGGAAAGCAGATATTCTTGCTCATCCAGGACTAATAACAAAAGAGGAAGTTGAACTTGCAGTGGAAAATGGTATTTATCTTGAAATAACATCAAGAAAAGGACATAACATAACAAACGGCCATGTGGCAAAACTTGCTAAAGAAATTGGCGCAAAACTTGTTATCAATACAGATACTCATTCCCCAGGAGATTTAATACCAAGAAGCTTTGCGATAAAGGTTGGAATTGGAGCAGGACTAACAATTCAAGAAGTTGAAGAGTGCTTTATTAACAGTGAAAAAATTGTTGAAAACTGCAAAAAGCAATTACTCAAGTCCTACTGA
- a CDS encoding type IV pilin protein, with the protein MKIKNEGFTLIELLIVITVISILFSISIVSYRLFRINAYDNNALYDLKNLINDELSYYSINQNFIAFSTFNITSENVVKVGEFEHRYLSKNIKAVAKVYRDYANFCTKHKMGDKIYAYQSETDTIYYKKSFQGYELQDLDCPNATPNNDFPSPVWIILAQSR; encoded by the coding sequence ATGAAAATAAAAAATGAGGGATTTACACTCATTGAGCTTTTAATTGTAATTACTGTAATATCTATTTTGTTTTCTATATCTATTGTAAGTTATAGGTTGTTTAGAATAAATGCTTACGATAACAATGCTTTATATGATTTAAAAAACTTAATTAATGATGAACTTTCGTACTATTCTATTAATCAAAACTTTATAGCTTTTTCTACTTTTAATATTACTTCAGAAAATGTTGTTAAAGTTGGAGAGTTTGAGCATAGATACTTATCTAAGAATATTAAAGCAGTAGCTAAGGTATATAGAGATTATGCAAACTTTTGCACAAAACACAAAATGGGAGATAAAATCTATGCCTATCAGAGTGAAACGGATACAATTTACTATAAAAAAAGTTTTCAGGGATATGAACTTCAAGACTTAGATTGTCCCAATGCTACACCTAATAATGATTTTCCATCACCAGTATGGATAATTCTTGCCCAATCAAGATAA
- a CDS encoding type IV pilin protein has translation MKKSLRSKELRKGFTLVELLIVIAIIAILAAIAVPQFSKYKEKAYIAAMKSDAHNVIAAEEAYFAENDNYTDNGTKLGIKTSKGNKIYINVPNNNSFTLEVYNEHFGNNDCVYYNSTEGGEPTFYENNSTICNHKSSAISY, from the coding sequence GTGAAGAAATCGTTAAGAAGTAAAGAGTTAAGAAAAGGGTTTACACTTGTTGAGCTTCTCATTGTTATTGCTATTATAGCAATCTTAGCAGCAATTGCAGTGCCTCAGTTTAGTAAGTATAAGGAGAAGGCATATATTGCGGCTATGAAGTCTGATGCTCACAATGTAATTGCTGCAGAAGAAGCTTACTTTGCAGAGAACGATAATTACACAGATAACGGAACAAAACTGGGAATCAAAACTTCTAAAGGTAACAAAATTTACATTAATGTTCCAAATAATAACTCATTTACTTTAGAAGTTTATAATGAGCATTTTGGAAATAACGATTGTGTTTACTATAATTCCACAGAAGGTGGAGAACCAACTTTTTATGAAAATAATTCAACAATATGTAACCACAAGAGCAGTGCTATTTCCTACTAA